A region of the Sardina pilchardus chromosome 3, fSarPil1.1, whole genome shotgun sequence genome:
AGACAGGGAACTCGCACCTGATCTGAACCAAACAGAGTGACACCACACTGCTGGTGTTCCCACTCCTACGCATCTCACGctcacaggggagctacaccaggcgcgtaactgaagcagaccgttcgcgacgcgtatgctgcagcagttaataatcactataatcaatggaaatagctacaccagacgccaCAGTGGGCGTACGTTCGGAAAGAACGACCAGTCTTGTAAAATGGATTTTATGCATCGCGAATGGAACAATTCAGTTAAgcacctggtgtagctcccctgttagagaCTTCATAGCATCCCTCTATTGACTAAATGATGCAGTGCAGAGAGATGTGTGACAGTGATTATCCCTTTGGAAAAATGAAAGACCATCTGTCTAACACAGCCTTTGTATACTGGCCGAGGCTTTTTTCATCCTCTAAAAAGTTGTATCGGACATTTCATACAACAGCTGAAATGGTGAAATTGAGTTTTTCCACATACCTGCTAAGTTGGCCATCCAGCAGTCTCCTGTACTCGGcgatctccagctccagcctggTCTTGATGTCCAGGAGCATCTGGTACTCTGAGCTCTGGCTCTCCAGGTTGATACGCAGCTGGGCTAGCTGGGCCTCCAGGCTGCTCACCTGAGACTGGAACCCAGACATCATGCCTGCGTACCGGGTCTTTGTCTCAGCAAGGGTGGACTCCAATGAAGCtctctgtgaacacacacacacagagagagagagagagagacagacagacagacagacacacatatgcacacaaacacaggaccagtgagtacaaacatacatacacaaaatatattttatacacAGTGTTTTTCCCCCACTGGTTTTCTACAGTATGAGAGGCAATCCAGTGTAGAGGATCAGTGGACGTACTGTACCATGCTGGAGATGGACATGAGCTCAAtctgcagagcacacacacacacacacacacacacacacacacacacacacacacacacacacacacacacacacacacacacacacacacacacacacacatgctttgtaTCACCCCATTTGACTGGGCTGTGGACGTACCATGGTGGAGATGGACATGAGCTCAATCTGCAGGGCCTGGACAGTGCTCTTCATGGAGGTCACTTCAGAGCTGCTGACCTGcagggtgctggtgctggtggtgaccTCCTTCTTCAAGCCCTCCGTCTGCAACAGGAGACGTTCCCCAGACAATTGTGACATTAGTGtttatatatgatatatatactGTGCATACATATATGTTAGTGTTGGGTAAGTTACTGTTACTTGCAGTCACTAGTTACTTCTTTCAAAAGTAACTGAGGCTATGTACACACGTACccgggtatttttaaaaccgaATATTTCCCCCCCTCCGTTTATCAAATGAATTTTATCCACATTACCTCGTTatcgaaaaaaaaagaaaaagaccttCCACACTTAACGGAACATCCGGACTTAGAAGAATCATGATCTTTCTTTAGAATACACTGTTCATAGTTCACTGACCTTGGCCTGGAACCACACATCGAGCTCCTGCTTGTTCTTGGCGGCCACAGTTTCGTAGTGCTGGCGGACTCCCGCCAGGACAACAGAGAGGTCCTGCTGGGGCGCAGCGTCCACGTCCACACTGACCTGGTGCCCGACTTGTGTGCGCAGGGCGAGCAGGTCCTTTCAGAGCGGGAAAATTAAATGAACATAAGCTGGGACTTAGTCGTTCAAATCAAAGCAAACTACAGGCCTAAAATGGAATGGGTGTGCCATACCACCATAACAAACAACTAATACAGCTACAACACCTGCTATACTGCTAAAGctatcactgctgctgctgctactactactactactaccactttcatcagtactactactaccactgcTACTACTATCACTACCACTAATATCACCACTATTGTCACTACTACTTCTACCACTATCACCACTACTATTACCaccactgctactactactactaatgtCAGCACTATcgtcactactactactagtactactacagtacatctacaTCTATTAGCCTACTACCACAcctaccaccactactactactgctacctctactacttctactactatcATCACTACTAGTTAGTACTATTACTATCACATCTACTACTACTTACTAATATAGGCCCTGGTCTTCACACATGACTATGAACATCCACTTGACTGCACATGTCATGTGCTGATGCAGAATTGTAGGCTTTAGGTTGCAGTGGACAGAATGATTTACGGCCGTAGGAGAGGTATGTGTGCCCCCTGGTGTGAACCTGTCAATCATGTTGGAGAGGGCCGTAATTCCCTTTTCTTCACTTTCACTAATAAAACACTTCTTTTGTGAATGTAGCCGTTCGACTATTACTATGATATTGATATTGCTATCAAAGAGAAACTATgtaggattggcgatttcatctccggttttggttttgcttttcgttttcgctcgttttatgcttgcatatttctcttcagagcttcccctacagctttagggTGAATATTTATacataacataggctatataaatatatataaattgcaagcgtggttcttcttgttccttgcgcgtttcagacttccagatgtaaacaaggaacgatcgcctcctgcacaaactgcaatagcggatagggacactgggggcgggagtaAATATGACTGATTTCGATAAAACTGgccagtcaagcaaaacaacgatttctaagcgattttatgactatgaaattGTTGCACAGGGTatctttaaaggtgcagtctgaGATATTGACATTGCTATTAAAGGTGCTGTCTGAGATATTGACATTGCtattaaaggtgcagtctgAGATATTGACATCGCTATTAAAGGTGCTGTCTGAGATGTTGCTATTGCTATTAAAGGTGCTGTCTGGGATTTACTTCATCTCATGcccatcatttttttttgtcacattcagcattCATCTCCTCATGCATGTTACAGTATCTGCCCCTGTTGTGAGAACAGTGTACAACAAAAACTGAAGGCAGTTTCTGAAGGCATTCCATCCCAGGCTCTGAAAGCTAATAACCATCTAAGTGGGGCCAGGCTGTCACTCAAACCAAAACAGTACCTGGCATggaatttctctgggaataTGGAAGGTAAGAGTGAATTACCTCTTCATGCTTTGTTTGGTCCCTGgttaaaatgtattgtttaaATATATCTGTCTCTAGTTTGGAGTTTCACatggttttaaactggagttgggagttggagtttaaatctgtgttaaactccaaactagcggcAGAGCAATTGTCCCGTCATGTTGCACAAAAGCCTCTGTTATTCAATTtaagtaaacataaacacaaacaaaggatGACTTCCTGCAAAATCCCTGACTGCATCTTGCTAATGCTACAATGCCATTATGCTATTATGAGAACCACTGTCTACTGCAGCCACCTCTTGGCTGAAGTGACTGTGAAGTAGGTTGTATGCAATGCAACAGATACAGTTGGGTAATGTACCTCTTCGTGGCTGTTTTTGAGCATGTGCAGCTCTTCTTGCAGGCCAGACAGATGAAGAGTGAGGTCTTTATTGGCAGAGGTCAGGTCGCCAAGGACAAATTTCAGCCCGGCCACATCTGCTTCCACCGACTGGCGAATGGAGAACTCGCTCTCATACCTTCAAATCCACAGAATGTTTGTTAAAAGACACATATCAGAATTCATACCAATTACATTTCATGTAGCATCACCCACAGAAAAATGTCCATCTATACAGTATCAACCCTATTTCATAGCCAAAAGAAATCAAACAAAGACTATATATGCTCTTattttgtgtacagtacatgaatgtGAACATGAATGCATACAAAGCCTCACTTCCGTCTGTAGTCATCCACAACCATGTTAGAGTTATCAACAGCAAGATGTATGGAGCCCTTCAGTTGAAGGAATCCTTGTATCTGAAttgaaatacaaaaaaactaaattaaTTTTTGCAGTGATACGAAGATGCCAACAAGAATAGCAGAGTTAAATTCTAGCGACCTGTTATGTTTTGgttatcagaatcagaatcttTAATGCACTGAATATAGAAGTAAAGAATTTCTTTTGGCTCAGGTGTCAATATAAAAAGAAAAGTCTATAGTGAAAAAATATACCAtcgaaaaaacaaaaatgaaccatTTACTTTGGctaacttacagtacagtaccttgGACTGCAAATCGGCAATGACACTCATGAAGCCCATGGAGTCGTGCGCTTGAGGAACAGCCTTGCTCTCCAGGAACAGTCTGATCTTCATCTCCAGCTCCGCGTTGGCCTTCTCCAGGACCTGCACCTTGACCAGGTAGGCAGCCAGACGGTCGTTGAGGTTCTGCATGGTGAACTTATCGTTGCCGATGACTCCTCCACTCAAGCCTCCCAGGCTGaagcctcctcctgctcctccagcgGCGGAAAATCCATAGCCTGCACCACCACCgaatccaccaccaccacctccacccatgGACAGAATGCGGGATGAACCGGAGATGCGGACCCCTGCACCGCCGGCGCCGCCGTACACGCTACCGGCTCTCATGATGCCCGTACGGCTGCTACCCCCGGAGAGGGAAAGGCGAGAAGATCCCCCACTGATGGATCCTCCAGAGAGGGACATGCGGCTGGAATATGACACCATGCTGAGGCAGATgcgaggagagcagaggagggtcTAGGTGGGCTGTTCTGGAGGAGGCTGTGCCCCACATGAGTGGTCTCCAGCGCTTTTAAAGCCTTTTAAAGAATTTGCATACAGCACCAGAAGAAACCCTCCAGCATGATAATGGAAACATGTTGGAAGGTCATGTTCTTTGAGCCAGGAGGGGGGCAGTCACCCGAAACGTTACTTGGTGATTAAAACCGTTAGCGTGGAGCTCAGTGTGTGGTTTCAGATTTGTTCTCTCATGTTCTGAACTTTTGCAATCCGGGACCTGTCAGTTTTTTTGGATGTGCGCGCCTCCTCTCTAAGGTCATATTTTCCCACATATTTCTGAGAAGGTCAAACTGCAGAAAAAGGGAGTGGATGGGACCATTACATACTCAGTCTCAGAGAATCCCTTTCACACAAAGTCTTACGGCTGGGAGTGGAGCTGGACCATTACGCACTCAATCTCAGATAATCCCTTTCAAACAAAGTCTTACGGCTGGGAGTGGAGCtgggcttgtttgtttacgcactCACATAAACAACATGATCCAACCCACATTCAAGTTACCAGCACAGGtgtttgcacatactgtacacaaacacacaagcctcTACATGGGATGCAAAGAAAAAACAGTCAAATGtacatacactttctctctctctctctcacacacacacacacacgcacgcatggacGCACGgatgcacgcaggcacacacacacacacacacacacacacacacatactttagaCTACCACACCCTGTGACAGGATTAAActgtctgccaaatgaataaatgtcagACTCATTATAAACAGAACATGAAGCAAATGGTTGTCCCACATAATTTCTGCTGCAGAAGGCTCAACATGAATGATCAATTCTTACTAAAATATGAATTCACAAATTGCGCTGTTATGTGTTCCAGACAGTCAATTAACAAGACAACTTATTCACTTAACTTTGTATCAAATCAATCACTTGGCACAATGGAACATAGTAGTACCTGGTGGTAACATATggtcaaggagctgggctagcttgcagtagcctgaaatgttctggcttccactgttgtgcccttgagtaagGCAGTTAAccctgttgtgcccttgagtaaTGCAGGTAACCCTGAGTTGGTTTGAGGACAGTGGCCCATGTAATgtgattgacatactgtatataaaccgCTTTTTGTAGAAAGAggctgctaaatgaataactgTACATGTACCTTTTCTATTCACACCAAAAGAGTTTTTTATATtgttagaaaaaaaacatgtttaatgaTCTGTTCTGATTCAAATAACAGAATGTATCAAATCAATGTACGAAATAAATCAATATTCAGTGTGCTTAGCACAATATAGCTCAATGTCACTGTATGTATTCACTGCATTATACACATATTAATTGTCTTCAACACCATTGTAAGGATCTAAAATTCCtaggctgatgacattcctttcaatcacatatggactcttgattagctactaagtgtgggcctattgtggacctcctgtcacatgtttgtccaaagtcctcagaagtcaacttggaccaggaaatgtaaccaaatgtattgtcatgtcttgattgattcactcaagtggtttcactacaacaatggtctcagtttcacctacagtactcatcatgtgatccCCATTCATGTAACCTATATCACTgtctgaaccaatcacaaactttgtagcctatataaggGTAGACAGAACATCATTCATGGAGTTATTCTGTTGTCAGATCTCCCACACCGTAGGTGTGTAGTCTtcaatcctctgagctggtaatgtattttcattctctgactgttttgcacgatagcctaagtaattcctttaacctgttgaagtaactttcacactatgcatttagatgtagcctactcctgtaatgtgttggatgaatAACTTGAACCTGTCCAATAAATTGTTAAACTCTGACCCGCTTGGCTTTCGCACTCATAGTATGAATTGACGTTCATATTACAATATTTTGGGCGTCTGCCCACCATGTATAGTAACAGTACTTTGTAACAGAAACTTTTCCATATTTAGCGAGGTCAGAAATGATTAGGTTAACAGATATTTTCAACAGTGCGCGGATGCTTCACGAATTTCCTTCGaccactctctgttccctcattggtccagaaaagtgacgtcttacaccatatacatactgtactatcaTTGTGACATAGCCAGCTCTTAATAGTCCATTGCAACTGTTACGTCAACTGCTTAAACATTACGAAGTATACGGCTCACATATGCAAATAAATCCtttggcacgcacacacacacacacacacacacacacacacacacacacgctcaaacagttttttttttgcaagattTTTTTGCAAGATTTTATATCCTTCCCTGTTGATGACAGGAAAATGCCTCCAGACATGTGCCTAAAATTGTCTTGACCTTCATACCTGAGATGGCAAAATGTCAGAGAGAGACGCATAATTGTTCAGAGTGAGCTTGGGATGACTAtaattacagtagcctatttgacAATACAGCAGCCAAATGTCACTGTGAACAGTATTACAAATTGAATGTGTTCTATAATGTGTTATTTAAGGCTAATGACTACACAGAAGATAGATGCAGTATTTTTCTATATGTGCACATTAAAAAGAAATTAGGTCAAAGGTTTGGAGTCTTCAGTGTGTGGACATCTACTTTCTTCATCACATTAAAAGGAAATACATAAGAAAAACAAGGTAATTGCAATGTCATACTCTCAAAAAGAAATCTCAAACTGATAACTCACTTATGTTCAGCACGTACAAGTACTCTAGCAAGCACTCTAACATTACTGCTTGTCTCGTTTAGTTAAGCACTAACTTAAGATCCTAACTTTATGCGATGAGCTTTTGAATAGTATACAGAATGGTCAGTTTATATCAAGCACTACCCTTGTTCAATTTAAAAAGAGCACCAACCGcatgctttggacaaaggcgtctgacaaatagcatagcatagcacaaCATGCTACAGGAGACGAAGGGTGGAGAGAAAAAGCAATGTATGTGTCATTTCACTCCTCTGCTTTTTTTGTATGTCATGTTTCCATGGTAGCCTATTCTTCAACTTTCACATACTGTGCAGTAAGCTGTGGTTCAGCTGAGGTAATCTCACACCTAGGCACTCACTTCTTCAACTGGCATACCATTTTCAAGTTTGTGATTATAAGCGACTGTTAATATTAATGATTACGGCCTTGCAACTCTaattcattacctccgccaaggggtttgtttctttgtttgttcgcaagataactcaaaaagtgtaTGGATGGATGTCAGTGAAactttcagggaaggtctgaaatgacccaaggaagaaacttagatccaggaggtggttatgtgCTTTGGCGGAGGTttacgctctctgagtgcttttctaattCTGTATGTACAATACCTTTGCTATGTAATAGGGTAAACAAAGACAATTCATTGTTTGTTAAAGATATTTTAAAATGTCCAGGTTTGTTGGCTACAACAGGTGGTAAATCATTGGACTAATGACATTTCAAACAAAACTTTTTCACCTTTATTCATATCACAGATTTATTTGATCATTTGTCATTCAGCATATTTAAACTGGGAATCAATTCAATAGTCCACAGACCAGTAGGATAACGTCCACTTGGCCCTCTTACAGTTGTGCTCATGTGttatgaacccatgctaaagttgagaggaataaaaaaaatcggtaacactttacttgacgggttcattcataacacattcataacagttGTCATGAACTGctcatgaagcattcatgactgattcatgaaacatgactcaacattcataccaaccctttcatgaatcgCAAAgaagcattgctgtcttttttcgttttagccaacctgatcatgtcacatcttagtcaatggggaagtccagtgtccaggagaatttagctttttgtttgtctgtttgtttattttatgatagtaacctctgaagaatgcataattgtctacaccagtGACTgtgtatatagatatataaaacaggaatgtccaaccattcagaggtccacttATGGTCAGTAGTTatcttcccagtatgatgaatacgtcacaactcgtatagtaaagtgacatttgaagtagacttcataatatattcatgagatgtttacaaacgctggagaggattcataataccctgtacatggattactagattgttggactgttttcgtcgttttgtcttccacattcagaatagaatagaatagaatatatacttttttgatcccgtgagggaaattcagttctctgcatttaacccaatttaaccgaattagtgaacacacagcacacagtgaacacacagtgaggtgaatcacacaacccagagcagtgagctgcctgcccaaccagcggcgctcggggagcagtgaggggttaggtgccttgctcaagggcacttcagccgtggtggactggtcggggatcgaatcggcaaccctccggttacaagcccgatgcactaaccagtacaccacggctgccccatgaaagtgttggtatgaatgttgagtcatgtttcatgaatcagtctaGTATGCTTCatatgcagttcatgacagctgttatgaatcaGTTATGAATGAAactgtcaagtaaagtgttaccaaaaaatcatcttttggaaattgatcttaatgcctggATTCAAAAATTTAGGAAACTTctaacctttaaggacaccataAAAGTAAACTTCCCTTGGCCCCACATTATTATGATATGACTATAATGTATTTGCATTGCCatgcatataggcctacttatcaAAAGTGAATCAACATTTAGTTAGTATATCAGTTCAAGCGTCTGTATCAGGAATTCAAATATGTAACTGAATCAGCTTTTCATCCCTTCAGCCCTAATCAAATTACAAATGACGTATTATATTTCAAACTTAAACTGTAGTGCCACAGATGATATTTATTTTACAATACTGCTTTTTTAATGCTTTAAGTCTAATGTTAGCACCTAGTCAAGTCATGAATCTATTAATCTATTGATTTATGACCATATAGTTTATGACCATCAGTGTCATTACTCTTACACAGTTCAGCAACACTGAACTCTACTGCTCTAACACTAGCCCAATGTTTTGATCTGAATTGATTGTTTTACATCTGTGAGTCCAAGGCATGTGATCAATAACTAGTGATCAATGAAAAATCACAATtagttttttttccaaaacCTTTATTTTGTCTCCATTCTCAAACAGTTGGCAAGAGGCAACAGCTGGGCAATTAGGCGATGCGGCCCAAGTAATTGGAACTGGACGACGAGGATGACACAACCTTCCCATCAACCACCTCTTCCACAACAGTGACGTATTTGGtcctggtggaggaggaggaggaggaggagctggtggaGAGAGGACGCAGACCAGGTGGTCAGTTTCGACCAATCACAGACAACACTTCAGCTAGATGTTTCTCTCACAGTTGtcccacacagatacacaactcCTAAATTATGACTAATGCTACACAAACCTATTAAGGTACAAATGTTCTCGTGTGCTGTATGAGGTGTGTTGCTAGTCTGgctttcaccatactaagttcaatctttaAGGATTGatcattagtctggcgaggctgcgctttgtttctactgcacttcgcatcgcttaagtttcgttttcgtcacgtcaccggccaatagcgtgccaggactagagtatggccatttctgattggagccaaaggttctggcagtgaacagaggaaaaagatctgctggtttccagggttcacccagcctatagtgtgttgctgttgtttttgtttttctaggACATTTGTGTCACCTACCTGCTAAATTGACCATCCAGCAGTCTCCTGTACTCGGcgatctccagctccagcctggTCTTGATGTCCAGGAGTATCTTGTACTCTGAGCTCTGGCTCTCCAGGTTGATACGCAGCTGGGCTAGCTGGGCCTCCAGGCTGCTCACCTGAGACTGGAACCCAGAAATCATGCCTGCGTACTGGGTCTTTGTCTCAGCAAGAGTGGACTCCAAAGAGGctttctgtaaacacacacacacacacacacaaagatacacataaCATGAGGGAAATGAATACATGCACATAAATATgtgcgcacaacacacacacacacacacacacacacacacacacacacacacacacacacacacacacacacacacacacacacacacacacacacacacacacacacacacacacacacacacacacacacacaatgctttgCATCCCCCCATTTGACTGGGCTAAGATGTGTGGCCGTACCATGCTGGAGATGGACATGAGCTCAATCTGCAGGGCCTGGACAGTGCTCTTCATGGAGGTCACTTCAGAGCTGCTGACCTGcagggtgctggtgctggtggtgaccTCCTTCTTCAAGCCCTCCGTCTGCAACAGGAGTTTGTGTCATGACATGAATCATCAGTTAAAAGCGCTCCACTACTGTAACCTGACAGTGTAATCTTATTAGGGGTAAAAATACCGTCCTGTTAGAAATGGCATAACAATAACATAAGCAATATGGCACGAGCGAGAGTGGTGTTGGTGGTAGATAAAGCGATGGCTGTGACACATGGGATGACTCATGGAATAcctctcaaccaatcagaaatgaataaaatgtaatgtactgtGCAGCACACTACCGAACGcaagtaccgtaatttccaactattagccacagcttattcattcatttgctacatttcttcagctatgaggtcagTGCATAGGGATAtttatcaatatggttttgcttcttttaacttccataaaacactgtgctgcggcttatacacaatgcagcttatacacaggaaattactgtagaaatTATTTTATGTAACCGGCAGAGTCATGAGGTGATGTTGAAAAAaacaggggccggtttcccgataacgttcactcttagcgagctacgaagactccaaaggtataacttaccaaagttgtttacctttctagtcgtggttcccgaactttcacttaggagtcttcttacgaaaagctccttacgtccgacgtataaggcactgtccaccatgaaggtgctgaattaggtgacatcgattgctcagaaatcgattttttttttcacgcggaggcttgacagacttatgaaagcgttctttgcaccaaaaccattgcttataatagcctatcgcccccacaacattcacgcaacttcaacgtggatgaacttattagcacacaatgataaaaaaacGTAGCctagtctagaaattaaatgatctacgtaggtaagtaggttatgttttcatctgggtttgtttgttggtgtgttagtttgtttcccgcatggataaaaagattcgaacgcttcatgtttgaaagcagaggtctgcgctctctgagtgcttttctagtttgtttgtttgtttgtttgtttgtttgtccgtttgtttgcaagataggctaactctaaaagttaaagatggatttcgattaaatttccagggaagatctgaaatgacccaaggaagaaactatttaattttgtgagtgattcgtatcaccgtctggatgcaggaggcgtaggctacatgtgtttgcttgggggagatttgtgcttttctagttgaaataggctatgtagacttttttttaatcacagctgattgaccaacatcctcattcagtattgtgtgcctttggttaacattaaacatgacagcaagcccgcacattaggcctaaacattgtaggacggtggggggaagcaaagaataaagcgctttaactattttcaaatgcgtgcacgtttcatatttgcatgaaaacatttccagaaactgttttctaaattagcatacttaaaatcattggcgaaccaaaatagtgattttgtatcatatgagttgcatgcgtaacggaaattgctgtagggtacagtggcggcgactagcgtcgcgagtcgaaacattgctaaggtgcagctaagagaggtctgggagtgctccagaccactcgtaccaacgaacgacgtgcgaaagacattcgtagcaaagaatGTTTCtggaaatgcgtgaggtacttaaggtagagcttaagatagaggttacgaactacgtagcgttaagaaggcttcgggaaaccggccccaggtcTCTAACCTTGGCATGGAACCACGCCTCGAGCTCCTGCTTGTTCTTGGCGGCCACGGCTTCGTAATGCTGGCGGACTCCTGCCAGGACAACAGAGAGGTCCTGCTGGGGTGCAGCGTCCACGTCCACCTTGACCTGGTGCCCGACTTGGGCGCGCAGGGCGAGCAGGTCCTTTCAGAGTGGGAAAATTAAATGAACATAAGCTGAATGAACATCAAATCAAAGCAATCTATAGGCTTTATCTGAATCTATCCACTACAACAAGCAACAGCTACTGCTagcatgt
Encoded here:
- the LOC134077069 gene encoding keratin, type I cytoskeletal 13-like encodes the protein MVSYSSRMSLSGGSISGGSSRLSLSGGSSRTGIMRAGSVYGGAGGAGVRISGSSRILSMGGGGGGGFGGGAGYGFSAAGGAGGGFSLGGLSGGVIGNDKFTMQNLNDRLAAYLVKVQVLEKANAELEMKIRLFLESKAVPQAHDSMGFMSVIADLQSKIQGFLQLKGSIHLAVDNSNMVVDDYRRKYESEFSIRQSVEADVAGLKFVLGDLTSANKDLTLHLSGLQEELHMLKNSHEEDLLALRTQVGHQVSVDVDAAPQQDLSVVLAGVRQHYETVAAKNKQELDVWFQAKTEGLKKEVTTSTSTLQVSSSEVTSMKSTVQALQIELMSISTMRASLESTLAETKTRYAGMMSGFQSQVSSLEAQLAQLRINLESQSSEYQMLLDIKTRLELEIAEYRRLLDGQLSSSSSSSSTSTKYVTVTEERVNGQVVSSSTSSSTSGLMYR